From the genome of Mugil cephalus isolate CIBA_MC_2020 chromosome 2, CIBA_Mcephalus_1.1, whole genome shotgun sequence, one region includes:
- the tbce gene encoding tubulin-specific chaperone E isoform X1: MGTDQMEPQKPEEVMGRRVSCNGDRATVRYLGPVPPTAGLWLGVEWDDPERGKHDGSHEGVKYFTCRHPKGGSFIRPAKASFGVDYVTAVRQVYRTDAEEVLSEEVSIFSKKLEWWAVEERSFETLPSVLLNLSEVNGPGAEGEIRKTTPNVQWLDLSGTLVSSWEDVAAITEQLDKLEGLQLSNNRLSLAPEPWRHRHAFTSLKVLVLNCCQLTWTQVLESAPMWPQVEDLRLEGNNISELQRPEDVLQSLRCLDLSSNPLVQDSVLSLSTLSSLEQLNLSRTGLSEIRFHDAAPGSQTVMFPALKNLNLDHNNITEWSVVDELAKLPSLVQFSCRGNRLVSSDGNPKTANQMLVAKLGQLVVLNNCEIQPEERRGAELDYIKMFGEEWLKAGGRSQASDEFTCQHPRYQKLIDKYGAPEEGELRKQEPFALKNQLLKVSFVFPDDSSRKLIEKKLPATMEIQKVKGLLYRLLKVPATDLRLSYTSHKMEGMEFTIDSDLKTLQFYSIEDGDQVLVRWS, translated from the exons ATGGGGACCGACCAGATGGAGCCGCAGAAGCCGGAGGAGGTGATGGGGAGGCGGGTGTCCTGCAACGGGGACCGGGCCACGGTGCGGTACCTCGGCCCGGTCCCACCGACTGCAG GCCTGTGGCTCGGTGTGGAGTGGGACGACccagagagaggaaaacacGACGGCAGCCACGAAGGAGTGAAGTACTTCACCTGCAG GCATCCTAAGGGAGGTTCTTTCATCCGTCCAGCGAAGGCGAGCTTCGGGGTCGACTACGTGACGGCCGTGCGACAGGTTTACAGGACGGATGCGGAGGAGGTGCTGAGTGAGGAGGTCTCCATCTTCTCTAAGAAGCTGGAGTGGTGGGCGGTGGAGGAGCGAAG CTTTGAGACTCTTCCTTCGGTGCTGTTGAACCTGAGTGAGGTGAACGGTCcaggagctgaaggagaaaTCAGGAAAACAACGCCCA ACGTTCAGTGGTTGGACCTGAGTGGGACTCTCGTGTCCTCGTGGGAGGATGTAGCCGCCATCACCGAGCAGCTGGACAAACTGGAGGGACTCCAGCTCAG CAACAACAGACTGAGTTTAGCTCCGGAGCCGTGGAGACACCGACACGCCTTCACCAGCCTCAAAGTCCTCGTCCTCAACTGCTGCCAGCTCACCTGGACACAG GTCCTGGAGAGCGCCCCCATGTGGCCACAGGTGGAAGATCTGCGTCTAGAAGGAAACAACatctcagagctgcagag gcCGGAGGACGTCCTGCAGTCTCTGAGGTGTCTCGACCTGTCCAGTAATCCTTTAGTGCAGGACAGCGTCCTCAGTCTGTCCACTCTGTCCAG cctcGAGCAGCTGAACTTGTCCAGGACGGGACTTTCTGAGATCCGGTTCCACGACGCTGCTCCTG GTTCTCAAACCGTCATGTTTCCAGCTCTGAAGAATCTCAACCTGGATCACAACAACATCACTGAG tggaGTGTGGTGGACGAACTGGCCAAACTTCCCAGTCTGGTTCAGTTTTCGTGTCGTGGCAACAGACTGGTGAGCAGTGACGGGAATCCcaaaacagccaatcagatgcTGGTGGCTAAACTGGGGCAGCTGGTCGTCCTGAACAACTGTGAG ATCCAGCCTGAGGAAAGAAGGGGGGCGGAGCTAGACTACATCAAGATGTTTGGGGAGGAGTGGCTAAAGGCCGGTGGGCGGAGTCAAGCCAGTGACGAGTTCACCTGCCAACACCCTCGTTACCAGAAGCTCATCGACA AGTACGGGGCTCCAGAGGAAGGTGAGCTGAGGAAGCAGGAGCCGTTTGCCCTGAAGAATCAGCTGTTGA aggtttcctttgtgtttcctgatgATTCTTCCCGGAAACTGATTGAGAAAAAACTCCCAG CCACCATGGAGATCCAGAAGGTGAAGGGGCTCCTCTACAGACTCCTGAAGGTCCCGGCTACAGATCTGAGGCTCAGCTACACCAGCCACAAG ATGGAGGGGATGGAGTTCACCATCGACAGTGACCTGAAGACGCTGCAGTTTTACTCCATAGAGGACGGAGACCAGGTGCTGGTCCGCTGGTCCTGA
- the tbce gene encoding tubulin-specific chaperone E isoform X2: MCPYVSSGLWLGVEWDDPERGKHDGSHEGVKYFTCRHPKGGSFIRPAKASFGVDYVTAVRQVYRTDAEEVLSEEVSIFSKKLEWWAVEERSFETLPSVLLNLSEVNGPGAEGEIRKTTPNVQWLDLSGTLVSSWEDVAAITEQLDKLEGLQLSNNRLSLAPEPWRHRHAFTSLKVLVLNCCQLTWTQVLESAPMWPQVEDLRLEGNNISELQRPEDVLQSLRCLDLSSNPLVQDSVLSLSTLSSLEQLNLSRTGLSEIRFHDAAPGSQTVMFPALKNLNLDHNNITEWSVVDELAKLPSLVQFSCRGNRLVSSDGNPKTANQMLVAKLGQLVVLNNCEIQPEERRGAELDYIKMFGEEWLKAGGRSQASDEFTCQHPRYQKLIDKYGAPEEGELRKQEPFALKNQLLKVSFVFPDDSSRKLIEKKLPATMEIQKVKGLLYRLLKVPATDLRLSYTSHKMEGMEFTIDSDLKTLQFYSIEDGDQVLVRWS; this comes from the exons ATGTGTCCGTATGTGTCCTCAGGCCTGTGGCTCGGTGTGGAGTGGGACGACccagagagaggaaaacacGACGGCAGCCACGAAGGAGTGAAGTACTTCACCTGCAG GCATCCTAAGGGAGGTTCTTTCATCCGTCCAGCGAAGGCGAGCTTCGGGGTCGACTACGTGACGGCCGTGCGACAGGTTTACAGGACGGATGCGGAGGAGGTGCTGAGTGAGGAGGTCTCCATCTTCTCTAAGAAGCTGGAGTGGTGGGCGGTGGAGGAGCGAAG CTTTGAGACTCTTCCTTCGGTGCTGTTGAACCTGAGTGAGGTGAACGGTCcaggagctgaaggagaaaTCAGGAAAACAACGCCCA ACGTTCAGTGGTTGGACCTGAGTGGGACTCTCGTGTCCTCGTGGGAGGATGTAGCCGCCATCACCGAGCAGCTGGACAAACTGGAGGGACTCCAGCTCAG CAACAACAGACTGAGTTTAGCTCCGGAGCCGTGGAGACACCGACACGCCTTCACCAGCCTCAAAGTCCTCGTCCTCAACTGCTGCCAGCTCACCTGGACACAG GTCCTGGAGAGCGCCCCCATGTGGCCACAGGTGGAAGATCTGCGTCTAGAAGGAAACAACatctcagagctgcagag gcCGGAGGACGTCCTGCAGTCTCTGAGGTGTCTCGACCTGTCCAGTAATCCTTTAGTGCAGGACAGCGTCCTCAGTCTGTCCACTCTGTCCAG cctcGAGCAGCTGAACTTGTCCAGGACGGGACTTTCTGAGATCCGGTTCCACGACGCTGCTCCTG GTTCTCAAACCGTCATGTTTCCAGCTCTGAAGAATCTCAACCTGGATCACAACAACATCACTGAG tggaGTGTGGTGGACGAACTGGCCAAACTTCCCAGTCTGGTTCAGTTTTCGTGTCGTGGCAACAGACTGGTGAGCAGTGACGGGAATCCcaaaacagccaatcagatgcTGGTGGCTAAACTGGGGCAGCTGGTCGTCCTGAACAACTGTGAG ATCCAGCCTGAGGAAAGAAGGGGGGCGGAGCTAGACTACATCAAGATGTTTGGGGAGGAGTGGCTAAAGGCCGGTGGGCGGAGTCAAGCCAGTGACGAGTTCACCTGCCAACACCCTCGTTACCAGAAGCTCATCGACA AGTACGGGGCTCCAGAGGAAGGTGAGCTGAGGAAGCAGGAGCCGTTTGCCCTGAAGAATCAGCTGTTGA aggtttcctttgtgtttcctgatgATTCTTCCCGGAAACTGATTGAGAAAAAACTCCCAG CCACCATGGAGATCCAGAAGGTGAAGGGGCTCCTCTACAGACTCCTGAAGGTCCCGGCTACAGATCTGAGGCTCAGCTACACCAGCCACAAG ATGGAGGGGATGGAGTTCACCATCGACAGTGACCTGAAGACGCTGCAGTTTTACTCCATAGAGGACGGAGACCAGGTGCTGGTCCGCTGGTCCTGA
- the LOC125003529 gene encoding nidogen-1-like — translation MSPGSWSLLRVWSCLLSLGVLSWALEPEELFEFGEDAGDLQLVSGSDSTAELPLNQSLMFFGETFDQVYINTNGFVAVAAPPSEDEYLGNMPSNFKMIAALLGNLDNSDGQGRVYFRQDNSPDILSRAADHIRQAFPRDEGVKPTNTLIVTWENMAAHMTSRRGDELDVKRNTFQLVIAFMESSSTAILLYPRDGLQFLSTSIAGESKMLEAGFNEGIVSGWFWNTKQGTYLRTTTDEEDSIQKLMKKTNSGRNGVWVYEIGSSPFFVAITPGMVSISPEDEDAMAKPPVTMLPRQPDEPWAVDFSPSETQMTGATEAVPSPSENEDFATASPTEPSYIEAETFTTAEPFYKEPAQEVEEEYPESETTTPTFTSTERVQQIYPDPTEAGILDPPEPTYRETPSPRYTVPEPSEPRYFPDESRNPDAVPVEPRYTNPEPVQPVPPHSRTHQPQVVVVDEDELNVNVFSYNLETCVHNRQKCSAFADCRDYSNGYCCHCRPGFYGNGKDCVAEGKPQRMNGKVNGRVFVGDSPSPVELSNNDLHSYVVANDGRAYVAISNIPESVGPSLQLLSSLGGVIGWAFALEQPGHHNGFRLIGGVFLRQAEVIFYPGNERLNIKQQFKGIDEHDHLVVSTELDGRLPAVPLGSSVQINPYKEIYQYDRNLIVSSSNRDYTITSPDGVVQTRSYKWRQTITFQSCPHHDATGPALFTQPQQLSVDQIFVMFDADNSLIRYAMSNRIGSINSGLPEQNPCFTGRHGCDVSAVCRPGEGLQFSCECTAGFSGDGRYCHDIDECRETPQVCGPNAFCTNQPGAFRCECRVGFVFASDGKACIEENRPVDHCQRGSHDCDDPGRALCSYTGGSAFVCSCLPGFTGDGRVCRDVDECQQERCHRDASCSNTHGSYTCQCHRGFHGDGFQCSPSEREKTQCERQRESAQDASSSSSSGSSILSFFRPRPAVGQYVPQCDEAGAYKPTQCHSSIGQCWCVNANGNEIPNTRTGPGSVPLCIDHTVTPPPPVGPTPRPDVHPVAAGTHLLFAMSGRIEQMPLDGSSMKKEEAKPLLHIPDRVVIGLTYDCVEKMVYWTDITGPAISKASLSGGDVIPVITKELQSPEGIAIDHVTRLLFWTDSVRDTIEVSKLDGSQRRVLFDTDLVNPRPIVTNPAYGRLYWADWNRDGPKIEMSNMDGTERVVLVKDDLGLPNGLTFDSENQQLCWADAGTRRVECMDPHRRLRRQISEGIQYPFALVSSGRRLYYTDWRREAVLALDLHSEKEMEEFVPQKRSRLYGITTTPTQCQQAFNYCSNNGGCSHLCLPRLGGFTCRCPDANDANAINGCVERNP, via the exons AGGCAGGACAACAGTCCAGACATATTGAGTCGAGCTGCAGATCACATCAGGCAAGCTTTCCCCAGGGACGAGGGCGTGAAGCCCACCAACACCCTCATCGTCACCTGGGAGAACATGGCTGCCCACATGACGTCTCGACGAGGCGATGAACTGGATGTCAAG AGGAACACTTTCCAGCTGGTTATAGCCTTCATGGAGTCGTCCTCCACTGCCATCCTCCTATACCCCAGAGACGGCCTGCAGTTCCTGTCCACATCCATAGCTGGAGAGAGTAAGATGCTGGAGGCTGGCTTCAATGAAGGCATCGTGTCAGGCTGGTTCTGGAATACCAAACAGGGGACGTACTTGCGCACCACCACCGATGAAGAGGATTCCATCCAGAAACTTATGAA AAAGACAAACTCAGGACGAAATGGAGTTTGGGTGTATGAGATTGGTTCCTCTCCGTTCTTCGTTGCCATCACCCCAGGGATGGTCAGTATTTCTCCTGAGGATGAGGACGCCATGGCCAAACCTCCTGTGACCATGCTGCCTAGGCAGCCTGATGAGCCTTGGGCAGTGGACTTCTCACCCTCTGAAACCCAGATGACAGGAGCTACTGAAGCAGTTCCAAGTCCATCGGAAAATGAGGACTTTGCAACTGCGAGTCCAACTGAGCCCAGTTACATAGAGGCCGAGACCTTCACCACTGCAGAGCCATTTTATAAAGAACCCGCCCAAGAAGTTGAGGAAGAATACCCTGAATCAGAGACCACCACACCAACTTTCACCAGCACTGAAAGGGTTCAACAAATATATCCGGATCCTACTGAGGCAGGAATCCTGGATCCGCCTGAACCAACATACCGTGAGACCCCATCACCAAGATACACCGTTCCCGAACCCAGTGAGCCGAGATACTTTCCAGACGAGTCGAGGAACCCTGACGCTGTTCCAGTCGAACCGCGGTACACCAACCCCGAGCCTGTCCAGCCGGTGCCACCGCATTCACGTACCCACCAGCCCCAGGTTGTTGTGGTGGATGAGGACGAGCTGAATGTCAACG tgttttcatACAATTTGGAGACGTGTGTCCACAATAGGCAAAAATGCTCGGCATTCGCTGACTGCCGGGATTATAGCAACGGGTACTGCTGCCACTGTAGGCCTGGTTTCTATGGTAACGGGAAGGACTGTGTTGCTGAAG GTAAACCCCAGAGGATGAATGGAAAGGTGAACGGTCGAGTGTTCGTGGGGGACTCTCCTTCACCGGTGGAGCTCAGTAACAACGATCTGCACTCCTACGTGGTTGCAAATGATGGTCGAGCATATGTTGCCATCAGCAACATCCCAGAGAGCGTGGGCCCCTCCCTGCAGCTGCTGTCGTCCCTGGGGGGAGTCATCGGTTGGGCCTTCGCCTTGGAGCAGCCCGGCCACCACAACGGCTTCAGACTCATTG GTGGAGTATTTTTGCGTCAGGCTGAGGTGATTTTCTACCCTGGTAATGAGCGTCTGAACATTAAGCAGCAGTTTAAAGGAATTGACGAACACGACCACCTGGTGGTGAGCACCGAGCTGGATGGACGTCTGCCTGCCGTCCCGCTGGGATCCTCTGTCCAGATCAACCCGTACAAGGAGATCTACCAGTACGACAGAAACC TGATCGTTTCCTCCTCCAACCGTGACTACACCATCACCTCTCCTGATGGCGTCGTCCAGACCAGAAGCTACAAGTGGCGTCAGACCATCACCTTCCAGAGCTGCCCCCACCACGACGCCACGGGGCCGGCACTGTTCACCCAGCCCCAGCAGCTCAGCGTGGACCAGATCTTTGTGATGTTCGATGCTGACAACAGTCTCATCCGTTACGCCATGAGTAACAGGATTGGCTCCATTAACA GCGGTCTTCCAGAGCAGAATCCGTGTTTCACGGGCCGACATGGTTGCGACGTCAGTGCAGTGTGCAGACCCGGCGAAGGCCTCCAGTTCAGCTGTGAATGCACGGCCGGTTTTTCTGGAGATGGACGCTACTGCCACG ATATCGACGAGTGCCGGGAGACTCCTCAGGTGTGTGGACCCAACGCTTTCTGCACCAATCAGCCTGGAGCTTTCCGCTGTGAATGTCGCGTCGGCTTCGTGTTCGCCAGCGATGGAAAGGCCTgcatcg AGGAGAACCGTCCGGTGGACCACTGCCAGAGAGGAAGTCATGACTGTGATGATCCGGGCAGAGCTCTGTGCAGCTACACCGGAGGTTCGGCCTTCGTCTGCTCCTGCCTGCCGGGGTTCACAGGCGACGGCCGGGTGTGTCGTG ACGTAGACGAGTGTCAACAGGAGCGATGCCACCGCGACGCCTCCTGCTCCAACACACACGGCTCATACACCTGTCAGTGTCATCGCGGTTTCCACGGAGACGGCTTCCAGTGCAGCCCCTCAG AGCGTGAGAAGACCCAGTGTGAACGCCAACGAGAGAGCGCCCAggacgcctcctcctcctcctcctccggctccaGCATCCTCTCCTTCTTCCGACCCCGGCCGGCCGTGGGCCAGTACGTCCCCCAGTGCGACGAGGCGGGGGCCTACAAGCCCACCCAGTGCCACAGCAGCATCGGACAGTGCTGGTGTGTCAACGCCAACGGCAACGAGATTCCCAACACCCGCACCGGACCTGGGAGCGTCCCTCTCT GCATCGACCACACGgtgaccccccctcctccggTGGGTCCGACCCCGCGGCCCGACGTCCACCCCGTCGCTGCCGGGACACACCTGCTGTTCGCCATGAGCGGGAGGATCGAGCAGATGCCGCTGGACGGGAGCAGCatgaagaaggaggaggccaAACCTCTGCTGCACATCCCT GACCGAGTGGTGATCGGCTTGACCTACGACTGTGTGGAGAAGATGGTGTACTGGACGGACATCACGGGGCCGGCCATCAGTAAGGCCAGTCTGAGCGGAGGAGACGTCATCCCAGTCATCACCAAAG AGCTGCAGAGCCCTGAAGGCATCGCCATCGACCACGTCACTCGCCTCCTCTTCTGGACCGACTCGGTGCGGGACACAATAGAGGTCTCCAAGCTGGACGGGAGCCAACGCCGAGTCCTGTTCGACACGGACCTGGTCAACCCCCGACCCATCGTCACCAACCCAGCGTACGG GCGTCTTTACTGGGCAGACTGGAACAGAGACGGACCCAAGATTGAGATGTCCAACATGGATGGGACCGAGCGGGTCGTCCTGGTAAAAGACGACCTGGGGCTTCCCAATGGTTTGACCTTTGACTCTGAAAACCAGCAGCTGTGTTGGGCCGACGCAG GCACTCGCAGGGTGGAATGTATGGACCCTCACCGGAGGCTGAGGAGGCAGATCTCTGAAGGCATCCAGTACCCCTTCGCTCTGGTCTCCTCTGGAAGGAGGCTCTACTAcacagactggaggag GGAGGCCGTGTTGGCTCTGGACCTTCATTCggagaaagagatggaagaGTTTGTGCCTCAGAAACGCTCTCGGCTGTACGGCATCACCACCACACCGACGCAGTGTCAGCAAG CCTTTAACTACTGCTCAAACAACGGCGGCTgttctcacctgtgtctccCTCGGCTCGGAGGATTCACCTGTCGCTGCCCAGACGCCAACGACGCCAACGCCATCAACGGCTGCGTGGAGAGGAACCCGTGA